One Candidatus Delongbacteria bacterium DNA segment encodes these proteins:
- a CDS encoding AEC family transporter, producing MIEVYEKIAYIPILFIISFFLKKAKVFDKSSADLMLKIVFYLGLPAILIDSFSKIDLSLVDLKLTFFGFLIISANLIISTSYFYLKKRSITNIYVVGSAIMNNGFLIPFIKSYFGEEGLSRLFILDLANGILAFTIVYFIASKENHSYNGKNLIRFLKSPPLIFLLVAFIIGFGNIQIPKIIIPAINSLSELTIPLIILSLGLYFEFNIKMFVKGFNVLLFRVIPALIVAIFIVLFFDVSKLDKSIIIICAIAPVGFNTLTFASMEDLDTKLASSAVSTGILYGMIVIPIILSIL from the coding sequence ATGATAGAAGTTTATGAAAAAATTGCATATATCCCTATTCTATTTATCATAAGTTTTTTTTTAAAAAAAGCTAAAGTGTTCGATAAAAGTAGTGCGGATCTAATGCTTAAAATAGTTTTTTATCTTGGATTACCAGCCATTTTGATAGATAGCTTCTCAAAGATTGATCTTAGTTTGGTTGATCTCAAACTTACATTTTTTGGCTTCTTGATTATTTCAGCAAACTTAATAATATCTACTTCATATTTTTATCTGAAGAAAAGAAGTATTACTAATATCTATGTTGTAGGATCAGCAATAATGAATAATGGATTTCTGATTCCTTTTATAAAATCTTATTTTGGTGAAGAGGGGTTGTCAAGACTTTTCATTCTAGATCTAGCAAATGGCATTTTAGCTTTTACCATTGTTTACTTTATTGCTTCCAAAGAAAATCACTCGTATAATGGTAAAAATCTGATTAGATTTTTGAAAAGTCCTCCATTAATCTTTCTTTTAGTCGCCTTTATAATAGGTTTTGGTAATATTCAAATTCCAAAAATAATAATACCTGCTATTAACTCTTTGTCCGAATTAACAATACCTCTGATAATTTTAAGTTTAGGTTTGTATTTTGAATTTAATATAAAAATGTTTGTGAAAGGTTTTAATGTTTTACTTTTTCGAGTAATCCCAGCTTTGATCGTAGCAATTTTCATTGTTTTATTTTTCGATGTTTCAAAATTAGACAAATCTATAATTATAATTTGTGCAATTGCTCCTGTTGGATTTAATACTTTGACATTTGCCAGTATGGAAGATTTGGATACAAAATTAGCTTCATCAGCAGTAAGTACAGGGATATTATACGGGATGATAGTGATCCCTATTATACTGTCAATTCTATAG
- a CDS encoding glutathione peroxidase — MSIYDLSFNDSRGYKVEMSQYKGKVLLLVNTATKCGLSFQFKTLEDIYQKYKDRNFTIIGFPCNQFANQEPESNQTMTETCRINFGVTFLLSEKILVNGENTHPIFLYLKENSKSGLFGKIIKWNFTKFLVSSDGGKIIRYSPTTSPKRIEKDLIDFLK; from the coding sequence ATGTCAATTTATGATTTAAGTTTCAACGATTCAAGAGGATATAAAGTAGAAATGAGTCAGTATAAAGGAAAAGTTCTTTTACTAGTCAATACTGCAACAAAATGTGGTCTTTCATTTCAATTTAAAACATTGGAAGATATTTATCAAAAATATAAAGATAGAAATTTTACTATAATTGGTTTTCCATGTAATCAATTCGCTAATCAAGAACCAGAATCAAATCAGACAATGACAGAAACATGCAGAATAAATTTTGGTGTAACATTTTTGTTATCAGAAAAAATATTAGTAAACGGTGAAAATACACATCCGATATTTCTATATTTGAAAGAGAATTCAAAAAGTGGTCTATTTGGGAAAATAATTAAATGGAATTTTACAAAATTTTTAGTTTCCTCGGATGGCGGAAAAATAATTAGATACTCACCTACGACAAGTCCAAAAAGAATTGAAAAAGATCTCATAGATTTTCTGAAATGA
- a CDS encoding potassium channel protein yields the protein MRGNLIKGLIGILILIVIGTLGFHFFEHYSIVESIYMTVITLSTVGFGAVRPLTETGMIFVSILIVFGIGVFGFVGTSIISFFVSGELKNIFKERKMSKNINQLEDHVIVCGYGSVGKEACLNLKLEKQEFIVVENDFDRIQTALKDDLLAVMGDATDEKVLEKCVIGKARGLISTMSDTSTNVYISLAAKELNKTINIVARGTGERSEKLLYRAGADKVVSPAQIGARRMVMTMCHNASIELINKLVRDKNFNVRFVEAEIPDGNVLTGKSLLESDIRRHTGGIMIIGIKPLNGEVKLNPSADEIISSDDKLILLGSLEQIANFRKYTGVETREIN from the coding sequence TCGAATCCATATATATGACTGTTATTACGCTGTCTACCGTAGGATTTGGCGCTGTCAGACCTCTTACAGAAACAGGAATGATTTTTGTTTCTATTCTAATCGTTTTTGGAATCGGTGTTTTTGGTTTTGTTGGTACTAGTATTATTTCATTTTTTGTAAGTGGTGAATTAAAAAACATCTTCAAGGAGAGAAAGATGTCAAAGAACATTAATCAATTGGAAGATCATGTGATAGTTTGTGGTTATGGTAGTGTAGGGAAAGAAGCTTGTTTAAATCTGAAACTTGAAAAACAAGAATTCATTGTTGTGGAAAATGACTTTGATAGAATACAAACAGCTTTGAAGGATGATCTTCTGGCAGTAATGGGCGATGCTACTGATGAGAAAGTTCTTGAAAAATGTGTTATTGGAAAAGCACGAGGTCTAATTTCAACTATGTCTGATACTTCTACAAACGTTTATATTAGTTTGGCAGCAAAAGAACTTAATAAGACTATAAACATAGTAGCCAGAGGTACTGGTGAACGAAGCGAAAAACTTCTGTATAGAGCTGGTGCTGATAAAGTGGTATCACCCGCACAAATTGGGGCAAGAAGGATGGTGATGACTATGTGTCATAATGCTTCAATAGAACTTATAAATAAACTTGTTAGAGACAAGAATTTCAATGTTAGATTTGTTGAAGCTGAAATTCCTGATGGAAATGTACTTACTGGAAAATCACTATTAGAGTCTGATATTAGAAGACATACAGGAGGAATTATGATTATTGGAATAAAACCACTCAATGGAGAAGTTAAACTTAATCCCTCTGCTGATGAAATAATAAGTTCTGATGATAAATTGATTTTGCTAGGTTCATTAGAACAAATTGCAAATTTTAGAAAATATACAGGTGTCGAGACCAGAGAGATTAATTAG